One genomic region from Spirosoma sp. KCTC 42546 encodes:
- a CDS encoding phosphoadenylyl-sulfate reductase, producing MIAEPTYTLESLTEQLNGLSNVEALRTLAELFPGEVVFSTSLGYEDQVITDLILANNIPIKIFTLDTGRMFSETYSVWKKTNDRYGAKIEAYFPDAQAIEKLMTTKGPYSFYDSVENRKECCGIRKVEPLNRALKGQKIWITGIRAEQSANRQSMPQLERDDAHDLFKFHPLMDWTFEEVKQYIKDHHVPYNPLHDRGFVSIGCQPCTRAIQEGEDFRAGRWWWEDNSKKECGLHSREEAFKA from the coding sequence ATGATTGCCGAACCAACTTACACTCTCGAAAGCCTGACCGAACAACTGAACGGTCTGAGTAATGTCGAAGCGCTTCGGACGCTGGCTGAATTATTTCCCGGTGAGGTCGTTTTTTCGACCAGCCTGGGCTACGAAGATCAGGTTATCACCGACTTAATCCTGGCGAATAATATACCAATCAAGATTTTTACACTCGATACGGGTCGGATGTTTTCCGAAACCTATTCGGTCTGGAAAAAAACCAACGATCGGTACGGTGCCAAAATTGAAGCGTATTTTCCTGATGCGCAGGCCATTGAAAAACTGATGACCACCAAAGGTCCATACAGTTTCTATGATTCCGTTGAAAACCGGAAAGAATGTTGCGGCATTCGAAAGGTTGAGCCGCTCAATCGGGCACTGAAGGGTCAGAAAATCTGGATCACGGGCATCCGCGCTGAGCAGTCGGCCAATCGCCAGAGCATGCCCCAACTTGAGCGGGATGACGCTCACGATCTCTTTAAATTTCACCCCTTAATGGACTGGACATTCGAAGAGGTAAAACAGTATATAAAAGACCATCACGTACCCTACAATCCGCTCCACGATCGCGGCTTTGTAAGCATTGGTTGCCAGCCCTGCACGCGTGCCATTCAGGAAGGCGAAGATTTCCGGGCCGGGCGCTGGTGGTGGGAAGACAACTCCAAGAAGGAGTGCGGTTTGCATAGCCGCGAGGAAGCCTTTAAAGCGTAA